Proteins found in one Streptomyces sp. CB09001 genomic segment:
- the cydD gene encoding thiol reductant ABC exporter subunit CydD, protein MKPIDPRLLRYARATRFFLAAVVVLGTVGAGLLVAQAMLVAEVVVGAFQHGTTAAGLRTPLLLLVAVACGRALVGWLTELAAHRASAAVKSELRGRLLERATALGPGWLGGQRTGSLVALATRGVDALDDYFSRYLPQLGLAVVVPVAVLARIVTEDWVSAAIVVGTLPLIPVFMMLIGWATQSRMDRQWRLLSRLSGHFLDVVAGLPTLKVFGRAKAQAESIKRITGEYRQATMRTLRIAFLSSFALELLATLSVALVAVTIGMRLVHGDMALYDGLVVLVLAPEAYLPLRQVGAQYHAAAEGLAAAEDIFSVLERPVPASGTGPVPADNALRFEGVTVRYPGRAAAAVTDVDFTVEPGETVALVGPSGAGKSTLLNALLGFVSPAGGRVRVGGADLASLDVAQWHTRVAWVPQHPYLYAGTIAENVRLARPDADDTALRRALRDAGALEFVDALPERTATVLGEDGTGLSAGQLQRLALARAFLADRPVLLLDEPTAALDGATEAEVVDAVRRLAQGRTVLLVVHRPALLEVADRVVRLDVPASDAGAEDTSGPPVAAQVSPRAAAPDSFDEPRSASAGPAEPAAMVRGGVLPRVRAMSGARRGRLGLALLLSSLALGSAVGLMATSGYLISRASEQPPVLYLMVAVTATRAFGIGRAVFRYAERLVSHDAVLRMLADTRVAVYRRLERLAPAGLRHSRRGDLLSRLVTDVDALQDYWLRWLLPAGSALVVSAASVGFTAWLLPEAGVVLAVGLLAAGVGVPLLTAAVARRAERRLAPARGVLANRVTDLLTGTAELTVTGALPGRAAEARRADGALTRIASRAATATALGDGLTALVSGLTVAGAALVGIQAVADGRLAGVAMAVVVLTPLAAFEAVLGLPLAVQYRQRVHRSAERVYEVLDAPEPVREPERPGQAPASPFPVVLEGLAARHPGQDRDALAGLDLTLEKGRRVAVVGPSGSGKTTLAQVLLRFLDSAAGSYTLAGVDAYALAGDDVRRLVGLCAQDAHLFDSSVRENLLLARKDATEAELRDALARARLLEWADSVPDGLDTLVGEHGARLSGGQRQRLALARALLADFPVLVLDEPAEHLDLPTADALTADLLAATEGRTSLLITHRLAGLRAVDEVIVLDRGRVVQRGTYEELAAVPGPLREMAGREAAAELLVGAV, encoded by the coding sequence GTGAAACCCATCGATCCACGTCTTCTGCGGTACGCCCGCGCCACGCGGTTCTTCCTGGCGGCGGTGGTCGTCCTGGGCACCGTCGGGGCCGGACTGCTCGTCGCCCAGGCCATGCTCGTCGCCGAGGTGGTGGTCGGCGCCTTCCAGCACGGCACGACGGCCGCCGGACTCCGCACCCCGCTGCTGCTGTTGGTGGCCGTCGCCTGCGGCCGGGCGCTGGTCGGCTGGCTCACCGAACTGGCCGCGCACCGGGCCAGCGCGGCGGTCAAGTCGGAGCTGCGGGGCCGACTGCTGGAACGGGCCACCGCGCTCGGCCCCGGCTGGCTGGGCGGACAGCGGACCGGCTCCCTGGTCGCCCTCGCCACCAGGGGAGTCGACGCCCTCGACGACTACTTCTCGCGCTACCTTCCGCAACTGGGCCTCGCGGTGGTCGTGCCCGTGGCGGTGCTGGCCCGCATCGTCACCGAGGACTGGGTGTCGGCGGCCATCGTCGTCGGCACCCTCCCCCTCATCCCGGTCTTCATGATGCTGATCGGCTGGGCCACCCAGTCCCGGATGGACCGCCAGTGGCGGCTGCTGTCGCGGCTGTCGGGACACTTCCTGGACGTGGTCGCGGGGCTGCCCACGCTGAAGGTCTTCGGCCGGGCCAAGGCGCAGGCCGAGTCGATCAAACGCATCACCGGCGAGTACCGCCAGGCGACCATGCGCACCCTGCGGATCGCCTTCCTGTCGTCCTTCGCGCTGGAACTGCTGGCCACGCTGTCCGTCGCCCTCGTCGCCGTCACCATCGGTATGCGCCTGGTCCACGGGGACATGGCCCTGTACGACGGCCTGGTCGTGCTGGTCCTCGCACCCGAGGCCTATCTGCCGTTGCGGCAGGTGGGGGCGCAGTACCACGCGGCGGCCGAGGGTCTCGCCGCCGCCGAGGACATCTTCTCGGTGCTGGAGCGTCCGGTACCGGCGTCGGGAACCGGCCCGGTTCCGGCGGACAATGCGCTGCGCTTCGAGGGCGTGACGGTCCGCTATCCCGGACGTGCCGCGGCGGCCGTCACGGACGTGGACTTCACCGTCGAGCCCGGGGAGACGGTCGCACTCGTCGGTCCCAGCGGGGCGGGCAAGTCGACGCTCCTGAACGCCCTGCTCGGCTTCGTGTCCCCGGCCGGGGGGCGGGTCCGGGTAGGGGGAGCCGACCTCGCCTCGCTCGATGTCGCGCAGTGGCACACCCGCGTCGCCTGGGTGCCGCAGCACCCGTACCTGTACGCCGGCACCATCGCGGAGAACGTACGGCTGGCCCGGCCCGACGCCGACGACACCGCCCTGCGCCGGGCCCTGCGGGACGCGGGCGCCCTGGAATTCGTGGACGCGCTGCCCGAGCGCACGGCGACCGTCCTCGGGGAGGACGGAACCGGTCTGTCCGCGGGACAGCTGCAGCGGCTGGCGCTGGCCCGGGCGTTTCTCGCGGACCGGCCGGTGCTGCTGCTCGACGAGCCGACGGCGGCCCTGGACGGTGCCACCGAGGCGGAGGTCGTGGACGCGGTCCGCAGGCTGGCACAGGGGCGGACGGTCCTGCTGGTGGTGCACCGTCCGGCGCTGCTGGAGGTCGCCGACCGGGTGGTGCGGCTGGACGTGCCGGCGAGCGACGCCGGGGCCGAGGACACCAGCGGGCCGCCGGTCGCTGCGCAGGTCAGCCCGCGCGCCGCCGCTCCGGACTCCTTCGACGAGCCGCGCTCCGCGTCCGCCGGGCCCGCTGAGCCCGCCGCGATGGTGCGGGGAGGCGTGCTGCCCCGGGTCCGCGCCATGTCGGGCGCCCGGCGCGGGCGGCTCGGCCTGGCGCTGCTGCTCAGCAGCCTGGCACTCGGCAGCGCCGTCGGCCTGATGGCGACCTCGGGGTACCTCATCTCGCGGGCCTCCGAGCAGCCGCCGGTGCTGTACCTCATGGTGGCCGTGACGGCGACGCGGGCCTTCGGCATCGGGCGGGCCGTGTTCCGCTACGCGGAGCGGCTGGTGTCGCACGACGCCGTGCTGCGGATGCTGGCCGACACGCGGGTCGCCGTGTACCGGAGGCTGGAGCGGCTGGCCCCGGCGGGGCTGCGCCACAGCCGCCGGGGCGACCTGCTGTCCCGGCTCGTCACCGACGTCGACGCCTTGCAGGACTACTGGCTGCGCTGGCTGCTGCCCGCCGGAAGCGCGCTGGTCGTCTCCGCCGCCTCGGTCGGGTTCACGGCCTGGCTGCTGCCGGAGGCGGGCGTCGTGCTCGCGGTCGGCCTGCTCGCGGCCGGTGTCGGTGTTCCGCTCCTCACCGCGGCCGTGGCACGGCGCGCGGAGCGCCGGCTTGCCCCCGCGAGGGGCGTGCTCGCCAACCGGGTGACGGACCTGCTCACCGGTACCGCCGAGCTGACCGTCACCGGCGCCCTGCCCGGTCGTGCCGCCGAGGCGCGGCGGGCCGACGGCGCCCTCACCCGGATCGCCTCGCGTGCCGCCACGGCCACCGCGCTGGGCGACGGGCTCACCGCGCTGGTCTCCGGCCTGACCGTCGCGGGCGCCGCCCTCGTCGGGATCCAGGCGGTCGCCGACGGCCGGCTCGCCGGCGTGGCCATGGCCGTCGTCGTCCTGACCCCGCTGGCCGCCTTCGAGGCCGTCCTCGGACTGCCGCTCGCCGTGCAGTACCGCCAGCGTGTGCACAGGAGCGCCGAGCGCGTCTACGAGGTGCTCGACGCCCCGGAGCCGGTGCGCGAGCCGGAGAGGCCCGGGCAGGCGCCCGCCTCGCCGTTCCCGGTGGTCCTCGAAGGGCTGGCCGCGCGTCACCCCGGGCAGGACAGGGACGCGCTGGCGGGGCTGGACCTGACCCTGGAGAAGGGGCGCCGCGTCGCCGTGGTCGGTCCGTCCGGGTCCGGCAAGACGACCCTCGCCCAGGTGCTGCTGCGCTTCCTCGACTCGGCGGCGGGCTCCTACACGCTGGCCGGTGTCGACGCCTACGCCCTGGCCGGCGACGACGTACGGCGCCTCGTCGGGCTGTGCGCCCAGGACGCGCACCTCTTCGACAGCTCGGTGCGCGAGAACCTGCTGCTGGCCAGGAAGGACGCCACCGAGGCCGAGCTGCGCGACGCGCTGGCGCGGGCCCGGCTGCTGGAGTGGGCCGACAGTGTGCCCGACGGTCTGGACACGCTGGTCGGCGAGCACGGGGCCCGGTTGTCCGGCGGTCAGCGCCAGCGGCTCGCCCTGGCCCGGGCGCTGCTCGCCGACTTCCCCGTCCTCGTGCTCGACGAGCCCGCCGAGCACCTCGACCTGCCGACCGCCGACGCGCTCACCGCCGATCTGCTGGCCGCCACCGAGGGCCGTACGAGCCTGCTGATCACACACCGGCTCGCGGGGCTGCGGGCCGTGGACGAGGTAATCGTCCTGGACCGCGGTCGGGTCGTGCAGCGTGGTACGTACGAGGAACTGGCGGCCGTTCCGGGGCCGCTGCGGGAGATGGCCGGACGGGAGGCTGCCGCGGAACTGCTGGTGGGAGCGGTGTGA
- a CDS encoding M23 family metallopeptidase has protein sequence MCSSRRRPLLVPVLLCALALLAARPTDGMDGDAGPGTGLGPQVARLYEDAAKATRQYEDGRREAEAQRSRALEYERRLDGQRQRTDAMHEDLGRIARAQYRDGGLPLTARMLLADDPEELMRGQRAVSRANLAVDRAIGQNLRAEARLAAEEAKARAAWQALDKRNADLAKLKKEIESKLEAVRSRLEGQADSSVAAGACPGAVRLDQPDMPSGQAWVAPVEAYELSASFGSGGSRWAHRHTGQDFAVPVGTPVRSVGTGRVLKVSCGGAFGIQVVIEHAGGYYTQYAHLAAVAVDQGDRVDAGQWIGQSGSTGNSTGPHLHFEVRVTPEMGSALDPVPWLSQRGVPL, from the coding sequence ATGTGCTCATCCCGCCGACGTCCGCTGCTGGTTCCGGTGCTGCTGTGCGCACTGGCCCTGCTCGCCGCCCGCCCCACCGACGGCATGGACGGGGACGCCGGGCCCGGCACCGGCCTCGGCCCGCAGGTGGCGCGACTGTACGAGGACGCGGCGAAGGCCACCCGGCAGTACGAGGACGGGCGGCGAGAGGCCGAGGCGCAACGGTCGAGGGCCCTGGAGTACGAGCGTCGGCTCGACGGGCAACGGCAGAGGACCGATGCCATGCACGAGGACCTGGGGCGTATCGCCCGTGCCCAGTACCGCGACGGCGGGCTTCCGCTCACCGCGCGGATGCTCCTCGCCGACGACCCCGAGGAGCTGATGCGCGGTCAGCGGGCCGTCTCCCGAGCGAATCTGGCCGTCGACCGGGCCATCGGGCAGAACCTGCGGGCCGAGGCCCGGCTCGCCGCCGAGGAGGCCAAGGCGCGGGCGGCCTGGCAGGCGCTGGACAAGCGCAACGCCGACCTGGCGAAGCTGAAGAAGGAGATCGAGAGCAAGCTGGAGGCGGTCCGGTCACGGCTGGAGGGGCAGGCGGACTCCTCCGTCGCGGCCGGCGCGTGCCCCGGAGCGGTCCGCCTCGACCAGCCGGACATGCCCTCGGGCCAGGCCTGGGTGGCCCCGGTCGAGGCCTACGAGCTGTCGGCGTCCTTCGGCAGCGGCGGATCGCGGTGGGCGCACCGGCACACCGGCCAGGACTTCGCGGTGCCGGTCGGGACACCGGTGCGGTCGGTCGGCACGGGCCGGGTCCTGAAGGTGTCCTGCGGCGGGGCCTTCGGCATCCAGGTCGTCATCGAGCACGCGGGCGGCTACTACACGCAGTACGCGCACCTTGCCGCCGTCGCCGTCGACCAGGGCGACCGGGTCGACGCCGGGCAGTGGATCGGGCAGTCCGGCAGCACCGGCAACTCCACCGGTCCCCACCTGCACTTCGAGGTCCGGGTCACCCCGGAGATGGGTTCGGCGCTGGACCCGGTGCCGTGGCTGTCACAGCGCGGGGTGCCGCTGTGA
- a CDS encoding PASTA domain-containing protein translates to MDRFANSANAPDFDASQILRRTRRRRTIGVAAVAAALIAAGGGTALATSVAGGSSSTPAATSAATNSAATNSDATSSDATTMLYLFSNGQSVPIDFAGWSQYEAKRYMQKTQTTLGTVTEKAVKGCKPGSVLGVSPHAPKTVKKGDTVDFTVCAG, encoded by the coding sequence ATGGACCGATTCGCGAACTCCGCCAACGCCCCCGACTTCGACGCGTCCCAGATCCTGCGCCGCACCCGGCGCAGGCGCACCATCGGCGTCGCCGCCGTTGCCGCCGCCCTCATCGCTGCGGGCGGGGGCACCGCCCTGGCCACCTCGGTAGCCGGCGGCAGCAGCTCGACCCCGGCGGCTACCAGCGCGGCCACCAACAGCGCGGCCACCAACAGCGACGCCACCAGCAGCGACGCCACCACCATGCTGTACCTCTTCTCCAACGGCCAGAGCGTCCCGATCGACTTCGCGGGCTGGAGCCAGTACGAGGCCAAGAGGTACATGCAGAAGACGCAGACGACGCTCGGCACCGTCACCGAGAAGGCCGTCAAGGGCTGCAAGCCGGGCTCGGTGCTCGGCGTGTCCCCGCACGCCCCGAAGACCGTCAAGAAGGGCGACACGGTCGACTTCACCGTATGCGCCGGCTGA
- a CDS encoding SigE family RNA polymerase sigma factor, protein METDFQAFVAARSTALFRGAFVLTGNREAAEDLVQETLERACRKWRTIAGKDAPDLYVRRIMVNLANDRWRRFRRLGMTSDPESDDKAAAGDEFGQVDNRDQLVRALQQLPMRMRTVVVLRYFHDLSDTEIAADMGISPSTVRSQLARGIEKLRSQIPVLSAPSPRQHTEGIR, encoded by the coding sequence ATGGAGACGGACTTCCAGGCTTTCGTCGCCGCGAGGTCGACCGCGCTGTTCCGGGGAGCCTTCGTCCTGACGGGCAACCGTGAGGCAGCGGAGGATCTGGTCCAGGAGACCCTGGAGCGGGCCTGCCGCAAATGGCGCACCATCGCAGGGAAGGACGCTCCGGACCTCTATGTGCGGCGGATCATGGTGAACCTGGCCAACGACCGCTGGCGCAGGTTCCGCCGTCTGGGCATGACCTCCGATCCGGAGAGCGACGACAAGGCCGCTGCGGGAGACGAGTTCGGCCAGGTGGACAACCGGGACCAGTTGGTGCGCGCCCTGCAACAACTGCCCATGCGGATGCGCACGGTCGTGGTGCTGCGGTACTTCCACGACCTCTCCGACACCGAGATCGCAGCCGACATGGGCATATCGCCCAGCACGGTGCGCTCCCAGCTGGCTCGTGGGATCGAGAAACTCAGAAGTCAGATCCCCGTGCTCTCCGCCCCTTCGCCACGGCAGCACACGGAAGGAATCCGATGA
- a CDS encoding RNA 2'-phosphotransferase produces MQQERTVKVSKYLSKHLRHQPERIGLTLDEGGWVEIDTLVAAAAAHGFRFTRQELDHVVATNDKRRFAVEGTRIRASQGHSIEVDLQLPVATPPPYLYHGTVARHLEAIRAEGLRPMNRHDVHLSPDRETATRVGARRGRPVVLPVDAAAMHHDGHLFHVSANGVWLTQHVPSRYLRFPAPH; encoded by the coding sequence ATGCAACAGGAACGCACGGTGAAGGTGTCCAAGTATCTGTCGAAGCACCTGCGCCACCAGCCGGAGAGGATCGGCCTCACGCTCGACGAGGGCGGCTGGGTCGAGATCGACACACTCGTCGCCGCGGCGGCCGCGCACGGCTTCCGCTTCACCCGCCAAGAGCTCGACCACGTGGTCGCCACCAACGACAAGCGGCGCTTCGCGGTGGAGGGGACCCGCATCCGGGCCAGCCAGGGCCACAGCATCGAGGTGGATCTCCAGCTGCCCGTGGCCACCCCGCCGCCGTACCTCTACCACGGGACCGTGGCCCGGCATCTGGAGGCCATTCGCGCCGAGGGCCTGCGGCCGATGAACCGGCACGACGTCCACCTCTCGCCGGACCGGGAGACCGCGACCCGGGTCGGAGCACGCCGTGGCCGGCCGGTCGTCCTCCCGGTGGACGCCGCCGCCATGCACCACGACGGACACCTCTTCCACGTCAGCGCGAACGGGGTCTGGCTGACGCAGCACGTGCCGTCCCGCTATCTGCGCTTTCCCGCTCCGCACTGA
- the cydB gene encoding cytochrome d ubiquinol oxidase subunit II: MELHDVWFVLIAVLWTGYFFLEGFDFGVGVLTKLLARNRAEKRVLINTIGPVWDGNEVWLLTAGGATFAAFPEWYATLFSGFYLPLLVILVCLIVRGVAFEYRVKRPEENWQRNWETAIFWTSLLPAFLWGVAFGNIVHGVEIDRNLEYVGSVWDLLNPYALLGGLVTLTLFTFHGTVFTALKTVGEIRERARTLALRVGLVTAVLALAFLLWTQAASGDAKSLVALVVAVAALVAALMTNQAGREGWSFALSGVTIVAAVAMLFLTLFPNVMPSTLNADWSLTVTNASSSAYTLKIMTWLAVIATPVVLLYQGWTYWVFRKRIGTQHLADAAH; encoded by the coding sequence ATGGAACTGCACGACGTCTGGTTCGTTCTGATCGCCGTCCTGTGGACCGGCTACTTCTTCCTGGAGGGCTTCGACTTCGGGGTGGGGGTGCTCACCAAGCTGCTCGCCCGCAACCGGGCCGAGAAGCGGGTGCTGATCAACACCATCGGGCCCGTGTGGGACGGCAACGAGGTGTGGCTGCTCACGGCCGGCGGTGCCACCTTCGCCGCCTTCCCCGAGTGGTACGCCACGCTCTTCTCCGGGTTCTACCTTCCCCTGCTGGTCATCCTGGTCTGCCTGATCGTCCGCGGGGTCGCCTTCGAGTACCGCGTGAAGCGGCCCGAGGAGAACTGGCAGCGCAACTGGGAGACGGCGATCTTCTGGACCTCGCTGCTCCCCGCGTTCCTGTGGGGCGTGGCCTTCGGCAACATCGTCCACGGCGTGGAGATCGACCGGAACCTGGAGTACGTCGGCTCGGTCTGGGACCTGCTCAACCCGTACGCCCTCCTCGGCGGCCTGGTGACGCTGACGCTGTTCACCTTCCACGGCACGGTGTTCACCGCGCTCAAGACCGTCGGTGAGATCCGTGAGCGGGCGCGGACCCTGGCGCTGCGGGTCGGTCTGGTCACGGCCGTACTGGCCCTCGCCTTCCTGCTCTGGACGCAGGCCGCCAGCGGGGACGCCAAGAGCCTGGTCGCCCTCGTGGTGGCCGTGGCCGCCCTGGTCGCCGCGCTGATGACGAACCAGGCGGGGCGGGAGGGCTGGTCGTTCGCCCTGTCCGGCGTCACCATCGTGGCCGCCGTGGCGATGCTCTTCCTGACGCTCTTCCCGAACGTCATGCCGTCGACGCTGAACGCGGACTGGAGCCTCACCGTCACCAACGCCTCGTCCAGCGCCTACACGCTGAAGATCATGACCTGGCTGGCCGTGATCGCCACGCCCGTCGTCCTGCTCTACCAGGGCTGGACGTACTGGGTGTTCCGCAAGCGCATCGGCACCCAGCACCTCGCCGACGCCGCGCACTGA
- a CDS encoding GAF domain-containing protein, translating to MPQAPPPGSPPPRAGASAELLARVPKLLDAMRSVGSGLELHSTLHRICETAADLAHARYAAIGVADEDGDGLADFVHHGLDEATVQRVGRLPDGRRGLLGALIRAPEPVRVTDLTQDPRSCGFPEHHPPMRSFLGVPIRVQGEIFGNLYLTDKHGGEPFDDHDLAMVRVLATEAGIAIGNARLHEAAQQRERWIDGSVAVTTALLSGGDTDDALQIVAEQARRLSGAAAGIVLLPADGGGLEIVAVDAPHPTNALGAVIPPENGIVAELLAGRAVFVDDAATDPRLNAGPARSYGPVMLVPLCRDGKVLGSLVMPRARGERPFTRTERALGDQFASQAALALMMAEAQRDRERLAVYEDRDRIARDLHDLVIQRLFATGMMLESAQRRSAVPEVRDGVGGAVDELDVTIQEIRSAIFALQQPAEVPTGLRTRVLREISMAAAPLGFTPSHRFLGPVDTAVGDLTGKNLIAALRETLSNAFRHAHAGRIEVVVDATVTLPDGRPGVRLTVADDGVGVPEGGRRSGLHNLERRAETVGGASRLGPGIGADGGGTTVLWEAPY from the coding sequence ATGCCTCAGGCGCCGCCTCCCGGTTCCCCGCCGCCCCGTGCGGGAGCCTCGGCCGAACTACTGGCACGGGTGCCGAAACTGCTGGACGCGATGCGGTCCGTCGGCAGCGGACTGGAGCTGCACTCCACCCTGCACCGGATCTGCGAGACGGCCGCCGACCTGGCGCACGCCCGCTACGCGGCCATCGGCGTCGCCGACGAGGACGGCGACGGCCTCGCCGACTTCGTGCACCACGGCCTCGACGAGGCGACGGTCCAGCGCGTCGGCCGCCTCCCGGACGGCCGCAGGGGACTGCTCGGCGCGCTCATCCGCGCCCCCGAGCCGGTCCGGGTGACCGACCTGACCCAGGACCCGCGCTCGTGCGGCTTTCCCGAGCACCATCCGCCGATGCGCAGCTTCCTGGGGGTTCCCATCCGGGTGCAGGGCGAGATCTTCGGCAACCTCTACCTGACCGACAAGCACGGGGGCGAGCCCTTCGACGACCACGACCTCGCCATGGTCCGGGTCCTGGCCACGGAGGCCGGTATCGCCATCGGCAACGCGCGACTGCACGAGGCCGCCCAGCAGCGGGAGCGGTGGATCGACGGATCGGTCGCCGTCACCACCGCCCTGCTGTCCGGCGGCGACACCGACGACGCCCTGCAGATCGTCGCCGAGCAGGCCCGCCGCCTCTCCGGGGCGGCCGCCGGGATCGTCCTGCTGCCGGCCGACGGGGGCGGCCTGGAGATCGTGGCCGTCGACGCACCGCATCCCACGAACGCCCTTGGCGCGGTCATCCCACCGGAGAACGGCATCGTGGCGGAACTGCTCGCCGGACGCGCCGTGTTCGTGGACGACGCCGCCACCGACCCGCGCCTGAACGCCGGACCGGCGCGCTCCTACGGTCCGGTCATGCTGGTGCCACTGTGCCGGGACGGGAAGGTCCTCGGGAGCCTGGTCATGCCGCGCGCCCGGGGAGAGCGCCCGTTCACCCGGACGGAGCGAGCGCTCGGCGACCAGTTCGCCTCGCAGGCCGCGCTGGCGCTCATGATGGCCGAGGCCCAGCGTGACCGGGAGCGGCTCGCCGTGTACGAGGACCGGGACCGGATCGCCCGGGACCTGCACGATCTCGTCATCCAGCGGCTGTTCGCGACGGGGATGATGCTGGAGAGCGCCCAGCGCAGGTCGGCCGTGCCCGAGGTGCGCGACGGGGTCGGTGGAGCCGTCGACGAACTCGACGTCACCATCCAGGAGATCCGCTCGGCGATCTTCGCGCTCCAGCAGCCCGCCGAGGTGCCCACGGGACTGCGCACCCGTGTACTGCGCGAGATCAGCATGGCCGCCGCCCCGCTGGGCTTCACGCCCTCGCACCGCTTCCTCGGCCCGGTCGACACCGCCGTCGGCGACCTGACCGGCAAGAACCTCATCGCCGCGCTGCGCGAAACCCTGTCCAACGCCTTCCGGCACGCCCACGCCGGCCGGATCGAGGTGGTCGTGGACGCGACGGTGACTCTGCCGGACGGCCGGCCGGGCGTCCGGCTGACCGTCGCGGACGACGGTGTCGGCGTTCCCGAGGGCGGTCGGCGCAGCGGCCTGCACAACCTGGAGCGCCGCGCCGAGACCGTGGGCGGCGCCAGTCGGCTCGGGCCGGGCATCGGGGCGGACGGGGGTGGCACGACGGTGCTGTGGGAGGCGCCGTACTGA
- a CDS encoding LLM class flavin-dependent oxidoreductase, which produces MRLSTVILPIHRWAEGRKVWRRAEELGFHTAYTYDHLSWRSFRDQSWFGAVPTLTAAAAATESIRIGTLVTSPNFRHPVTLAKELISLDDISGGRITLGIGAGGTGFDATALGQEPWTPRERADRFGEFLPLLDRLLTEDAVSYEGDFYSAHEARNIPGCVQRPRLPFAVAATGPRGLALAARHGQAWVTTGDPKLFENGTPQQSDRALRQQGDRLADACAAIGREAGELERVLLTGFTPERSRPLESVDAFVDFAGRHRDLGFTELAVHWPIPDSDFAADEKVFERIAMEALAQLKE; this is translated from the coding sequence ATGCGTCTGAGCACTGTCATCCTGCCCATCCACCGCTGGGCCGAGGGCCGGAAGGTCTGGCGCCGGGCCGAGGAGCTCGGCTTCCACACCGCGTACACCTACGACCACCTGTCCTGGCGGAGCTTTCGAGATCAGTCGTGGTTCGGCGCTGTGCCGACTCTCACCGCAGCGGCTGCGGCTACGGAAAGCATCCGCATCGGCACCCTCGTCACCTCGCCGAACTTCCGGCACCCGGTGACGCTCGCCAAGGAACTGATCTCCCTCGACGACATCTCCGGCGGCCGGATCACCCTCGGCATAGGAGCGGGCGGCACCGGCTTCGACGCCACGGCGCTGGGCCAGGAGCCGTGGACGCCGCGCGAGCGGGCGGACCGGTTCGGCGAGTTCCTGCCGTTGCTCGACCGGCTGCTGACCGAGGACGCCGTGTCGTACGAGGGCGACTTCTACTCGGCACACGAGGCCCGCAACATCCCGGGGTGTGTACAGCGGCCCCGGCTGCCCTTCGCGGTGGCCGCGACCGGCCCGCGGGGTCTGGCGCTCGCCGCCCGTCACGGCCAGGCATGGGTGACCACCGGCGACCCGAAGCTGTTCGAGAACGGCACCCCCCAGCAGTCGGACCGGGCGCTGCGGCAGCAGGGCGACCGGCTGGCCGACGCCTGTGCCGCGATCGGCCGCGAGGCGGGCGAGCTGGAGCGGGTCCTCCTCACCGGCTTCACTCCGGAGCGCAGCCGCCCGCTGGAGTCCGTGGACGCGTTCGTGGACTTCGCCGGACGCCACCGCGACCTGGGCTTCACCGAGCTGGCCGTCCACTGGCCGATCCCCGACTCGGACTTCGCCGCCGACGAGAAGGTCTTCGAGCGGATCGCGATGGAGGCACTGGCCCAGCTGAAGGAATGA
- a CDS encoding HAD family hydrolase translates to MRDNDRVTSATRQPEPPAAATRPRLIATDLDGTLLRDDKSVSPRTVAALAAAEKAGLEVFFVTGRPARWMDVVSAHVHGHGLAICGNGAAVVDLHGGPGKHRFVKVRELPQENALDAVRLLREAAPGTVFAVEQTYGFHQEPAYPKLHMEVPDDLLPAEEILAPGGRAATEPVLKILAFHPELDPDGFLTLARLAVGDRANVTRSSPSSLLEISGPDVSKASTLALCCAERGISHEEVVAFGDMPNDVEMLTWAGRSYAMGNAHPDVIAAASGRTVANNDDGVAVVIERMLADLP, encoded by the coding sequence ATGCGTGACAATGACCGGGTGACCTCAGCGACCCGACAGCCCGAGCCCCCGGCCGCCGCCACCCGCCCGCGACTCATCGCCACCGACCTCGACGGCACCCTGCTGCGCGACGACAAGTCGGTCTCCCCGCGTACGGTCGCCGCGCTGGCCGCCGCGGAGAAGGCGGGCCTCGAGGTCTTCTTCGTCACCGGACGCCCCGCCCGCTGGATGGACGTGGTCAGCGCCCACGTCCACGGGCATGGCCTCGCCATCTGCGGAAACGGTGCCGCCGTGGTCGACCTGCACGGCGGCCCCGGCAAACACAGGTTCGTGAAGGTCCGCGAGCTGCCCCAGGAGAACGCGCTGGACGCCGTACGGCTGCTGCGGGAGGCGGCGCCCGGCACGGTGTTCGCGGTCGAGCAGACGTACGGCTTCCACCAGGAGCCGGCGTACCCGAAACTGCACATGGAGGTCCCCGACGACCTTCTGCCCGCCGAGGAGATCCTGGCGCCGGGTGGGCGCGCCGCCACCGAGCCCGTCCTCAAGATCCTTGCCTTCCATCCGGAGCTCGACCCCGACGGCTTCCTCACGCTGGCCCGCCTCGCCGTCGGCGACCGCGCCAACGTCACCCGGTCCAGCCCCAGCTCCCTGCTGGAGATCAGCGGCCCCGACGTCTCCAAGGCCAGCACGCTCGCCCTGTGCTGCGCCGAGCGCGGCATCTCGCACGAGGAGGTCGTGGCCTTCGGCGACATGCCGAACGACGTCGAGATGCTCACCTGGGCGGGACGGTCGTACGCGATGGGCAACGCCCACCCGGACGTGATCGCCGCCGCGTCGGGGCGGACGGTCGCCAACAACGACGACGGGGTGGCGGTCGTGATCGAGCGGATGCTGGCGGACCTGCCCTGA